The genomic interval TGGgtgaaacgcttggtgtaaagaaatcaactgtgggagcaattattagaaaatggaagaccactgattatctccctcgatcttgggctccatgcaagatctcaccccatggtatcaaaatgataacaagaacggcgagcaaaaatcccaaacccacacggggggacctagtgaatgacctacagcaagctggtaccacagtaacaaaggctactatgagtaacacgatgcgccgccaaggactcaaatcttgcactgccagacgtgtccccctcctgaagccagtacatgtccaggcccgtctgcggttcgctagagagcatttggatgatccagaagaggactgggagaatgtgtcatggtcagatgaaaccaaaatagaacattttggtagaaacacaggttctcgtgtttggaggagaaagaatactgaattgcatccgaagaacaccatacccactgtgaagcatgggggtggaaacgtcatgctttggggctggttttctgcaaagggacaaggacgactgatctgtgtaaaggaaagaatgaatggggccatgtatcgagagattttgagtgaaaatccccttccgtcagcaagggcattgaagatgagacgtggctgggtctttcaacatgacaatgatcccaaacacacagccagggcaacacaggagttgctttgtaagaagcatttcaaggtcctggagtggcctagccagtctccagatctcaaccccacagaacatctgtggagggagttgaaagtctgtgttgcccaacgacagccccaaaacatcgctgctctagaggagatctgcatggaggaatgggccaaaataccagcaacagtgtgtgaaaagcttgtgaagagctacagaaaacgttttggccccattattgccaacaaagggtacataacaaacattgagatgaacttttggtattgaccaaatacttattttccacgatgatttgcaaataaattctttaaaaatcaaacaatgtgattttctgggttttttcccccacattccttctctcatggttgagggttacctatgttgacaattacaggcctctctaatgttttcaaaggggagaacttgcacaattagtggttgactaaatacttagttGCCCCAATGTATATATTACTGTCTTGGGTAGGCAAACTACTGGTAGTTCTCAAAAAGTACATATGGCATGACATCTTTTCTTCGTACACCCAGATCCCGATAATGTCATTTTAGGCCGTTTCGGTGCAACACTCATCCTTATTTATGTCAACGTGCTGCCGTTCAAGATCTAATAGAGTGCTTTTCTTCACAGTCGTCTCTCCATAAGGAAGAAGTGAAAGGTACAAAACTATGACAGACACAAAGATTTGTCCAAATGGACACAAAATATGTCTTGTTTTCTTTCTAACACAGTCATTTTGTTGTAGACAATAACTGTCCCAAAGGATGGACTCGCTTGGACTGTCACTGTTACATCTACCAACGAAATCCGAGGATGCTTGCAGATGCAGAGGTATGGAAAACAACAGTCAGCTGATGTTCATAACCATTGTCTAAATCTCTGactaagtgaaaaaaaaatgttctttttaCATCAGAGCATCTGCAATATTCTTGGTGGAAATGTAATGTCCATTCACAATTCCCTGGAAAACGTGTTTGTTCACGAACTGTTTAAAAGGGAAGCAGCTTTAAATGACACCGCTGTCTGGACCGGACTCCATGATACGCTTGAGGTAATTATATGATATgaattattattagggttgttccattcatgtttttttgctccctatccgatcgttttagtttgagtatctgctgatcccgatatttcccgatccgattgcttttttttttgctcccgattcaattccaatcattcctgataatttttcacgatcatatacattttggcaatgcattaagaaaaaaatgaataaaactcggacgaatatatacattaaacattatgacaataaatcctcaagatggcatttacattattaacattctttctgtgagagggatccacagatagaaagacttgtaattcttacaggataaatgtgactttgtatattgtgactaaatattgccctctagtgtatttgttgagctttcagtaaatgatactttacATTTAActgttcaacccaaatgcatgatgggaagtgcaaccatgactgtgcgtagtggtaccaattgatatatcttctctgcgttgggaaataacatagggtgttaagaaaaagatcaattactacctttcttcgccacgttgcttcccacaatatttctaatcgtagggagagggattgttaggatttagccaattaaaaaaaggcttcaaagtctgccaaaattcactctactcattttacgctgccttttagctctatatataggtaaacggcgccattacagattgaacgcgtcaatgtgtgagtgggtcgtgcagcacatgcgttaattgcgttaaatattttaacgtgatacttttttttttttttaattaattaccgccgttaacaggataaatttgataaccctgccttaagcctaaactaaagaccctggatgagtgtaacatattatgtctgtaacgttaaatacaattagaaaacaatttaatttaaaaaaatatatatattaaaaaaaggcatgcccgatatttttttgccgattccgatactttgaaaatgacgtgatcggacccgatcgatcgccgacatctctaattattataatattgaCAAGCATCTTCTCAATGAATGATGTtcctagtagaggtgtgcaaaatttccgattcttagattattcgcgattcggccgtggaagattcgagaacgattcacaaacatccaaattccgattattgaaatatgccatgtaaagcggaagtacaacacactcagcgggccacgcagtcttcgggacaatgaggaacggagcgagagtagctaaacatcatgcttctcattacccggcccctcgggtaatgccaatgctcaactcacggctctagctcaactcatgccacgagattaaaaaacacaacaacatacctgactgctgccgaaaagctgctacaaagtacatccacataatgttacggtagatatcatttgtataggactagatgcaatatagattcggtagcgttggcagcacacctacaaaaagctatatgcgggcgttagtaaacggccgccatcttaaagcagtacatttccctgcaaggctgttgtagcgaacgttccaagcaaacctaattaactttttatctaaaatactcctaaatcggtaaaatattgacttgaatctatctttaaaatagttttaaaactttcacatgtcgaaagtagacaaaagggaaattatggaataacgggagcaattttaacaactttaacggttgattcacaacattaaattaattgaatgtagtttaaagtgcctgtgacacgaaaaagcatgtttatttcataatacacgcggtattttatgcccctgaatgatatggaccgcttggatgtgtgtggaagcgatcgctacttttatttagttttttgaatcccgcgccatgaaaatgagtgacttccggcttcggtcttgcattgaggaggagggcgctgtgacgtgtacggtagaagacgtcctcttcacgctacagtgtactgttgtgtatgaggacgaaggattcagctgattttgcggattaatacgtttatttttcacatcacgccagccaaacggctgcagaaaaatcattctgtatgagggagaggtgtatgcgcctttttggagtttcaaaaggttcccattcaccgtggatatttactgtgggaccattggacttacgaggaagtgagtaaacatcttgttttgtattatgtcaaatacgaatacagcgattacaaagtaaacactacaaacttcctttaaatgaaggactacttacgtttgatcattgataggcatgtaaaaagctctcctaatgctcattagcagcagcacgttagctgcacaacaactccagccaccctcctccggggaacgaactgtaaattgctctccgccgggcgaaaatcgacaaccgggtcgtcatgtcaaataatccaggatagttatgtgtgattttccgcttcgaagactttgaaacatcactcggttcgggttagcatgtcggctagctgtcatgctttctggtttgtttacattctccgaaatcggggaagggaaatgacatatgtccgatttaggtgtcataaaatatcattcgggagatgcgacagtaaaggtgaagtcgacagttttgaccattatggagtaattttgccatgtcgtcctgaataaatgcatttttattatttcatattccattcagcacaagactgtttgtcatgaccatgccatttatttagcaattggggaaaatacttggataaaaagaatatcctgtaaaaatattggagtagagagactgaaacaatgacattttgcggctctcttcgtcgcgttttcctcgttctgaataattccccctcaatgggccgaatagtaaaaccgatgagcccagtctaccactGACGtcttccacctgttggggacgctaaagccctataatggtaggcgtggctaaccagcagattaaaagactaatttctcgtcatctgtgctttgctaaattgttgtatacagtcgaatcgtctcaaaatatgattctaattcacataataatgctatttaagactttttttctcgtgtcgtatgctctttaaagctgctgatatagaatggggactggagttttttatttactgttatttttgtatatttgtttactgctatatgttaacttgatactgaaatagtagtttggtttagcctgagagtatttttgaacaatttttgaactaatgtacaaaacattaaaaaaaaaaaaaaaaaggagggggggtgcatcaataatcgttttatataatcgaatcggagcctctgaatcgtaatcgaatcgttaggtgcccaaagattcccagctctagttccTAGTGTTTAAAATAGAAGACAAAATATgccacttaggctacgttcatactacaggtcttaatgcaagaatctgattttttgtcatatccggttttttggcgtgccggtTCAGACTGctcttatccattgagaccgttcaagtattacgcatgcgcactaattcgcagtccgacacgcgctaagcagaggttgcgctagacattttcgttgtctgtcattttgactgacagggtcataaaaatccggtcatagtttatttttacccgtcacttaaattttttaaatgataatgatgacatattcaatagtatttagttttcattcattttaattaatattgtaacacttgcttggcggcgaaaaattagacacggaagtcgtggtatttttccccctttttactctgcttaccaacaactccgcccccaaagaaaaagaggcaacgatatagaccccaatcaccaacgtcacacaatgatcttaattgtggttgtcagcctaaaatcttctaaatatatattaaatgcatcttaccagatataaaaagactactacatagtctgtggtgatcgtttggtgcccagacttcttgtcgaattacagcagtccatctcgctctcatcttcaccattttgattattaatattaacgagcagaaaaacacgccgtaataggaggcatgtacgtagcggtaagctgacacacaatatggcggctccggtcaggggggcgtcatgtgattgggtgattggatgacgcgctggcacaccgggtgcaccaataagaacctcgcgttgatgtgtcaatcacggtgccgccgccagaccccggtgacgctacaatattctgacagaagagccaacgacgtcatgcattaggagagacaatagctaatatgctgactcgccaccctgtggtctggggtgtgaattgcaacctgtcaaaatgacggacggatttcagttttttccgtcaccgttttaaaaaaccggtcaacgacggaaaatatccggttaacgcgaccccaggcgctaagcaagaagacccgcatgcgcagaagcatcaaaacaaatgacacacgtcatccgtcattccagggatatcatgttttgcttttcaaaaggaggacacaaataacagacataaataatccccgtttaggcttttattcaaagtttatatggatcgatagcatgcacgcactgtccgtgcacctcacacacatatgggcagtttgccccgactctctctCGGCCGTTGTTCTGACAAaatatcctacatcggcgaaacgtgctacattagtcgaatttgacacctaaagtactacggtgcgctctaaacttgttttgtttagatgcatacaggaataaagtactaaaaaaatgcctgcagaaaatacttaaatgtagttatatcaaataaggacggtttaaacacgctacgtgactaatgtggtcaactgcttcaaagctaacacaaaaaacacaatggttaaaagtatgagagggtaatacatgcaaaaagtatatttgaggctgtgaaaaggttctaaataactaaataaaaacaaaaatggtaatcaccgcctctaaccgatgtgcgcatgcgtgtgaatgcatgcacaagcgccctgagcattgtgtaggacgtttcgccgcgtagtaaggaatggccgaacaccgtgtaagccagtgacgtgcggtgaggttcatggttggtgaggcattgACTCCttcagtgtcagatttccaaatacatcaaccaaaaagggtagcttattcaattggctactggttatttcatatcttatcagcattcttcacaaaacacgcacacacggtacatattatcgatacataaaagtaagaaaataacatgcatttgctctacaccctcaatgtgttggtcgtcgcaattctataattcatgcaacataaatgagagtaaagagtggtgtacaaaaccacagaattcaattctgacctttagtgaaatattctgttgtttttaaaacttttaattctgatactttaaacaatttattacagattgctaaacaaaaagtgtgaaaagaaaaacaaagaatattttatttaaggccaaaatttagtttttaaatattctattgtatttttcttggtctaagctctttttttttttttttttttttaaataagattgaaatgaaaactgtttgtgatcttgcgcctgtccatcaccacaaaaaccggtgTTAGTTTTGAAGGGCataagtttggtctcaacattcgtagggatgatataacagcataacctgcatgtaggcacactttttgctggggacgggacattaattagaccaaacagattggatgaagggggcaaagagctacatttctcatgtatatgaacctaatcaattaataggcaaaatgatcaatgcaaaataaatccttatcttctgataacttttacatgcattggttcagatgatacactgttcgattcaaacctttgttttcaaaaaatactaaagaaacattttgaaaacttcctgattaaatgtctggtttttattagcaaacataaacataatgaaaataattcacttaataatggcagggtcaattctatccttacaacatatggaactattgaaagatctaaattctctatataactgaacattatatcatgcaaaaaaggtaaggttgcttaaaagctggtggggacaattttagcatcctgaaaagttggtagtgttatgtccctaccgtccctatgcaaacctacgccctttttgtaaaagtcctccttattttcctttactttaaaaaacatCTCTCCgcatcaatggagaggattgcttcaattagatcgttctgtgttctatttgacaagccagaaaacacagtggatgtgtccaaaagtctagctaacctttcatctttctcaacaaaaccatgtaatcgttctacatatatgccacgtttagaagagctacacgctcatcgttaccacgaaatgttaactcctgtttagctaggatgcaggttgcattaatgaggtctttcaaactcttttctttaccttagcatggaggatgctaccgttgagctttcgctgttcgtcaaagccaaatcgatccttgattttccaaaagtttttaaagcaatcaggctttgaatgtgagtggtagagctgtcatgtttgctgaggcttcgtggtagttttttaatgtcacaatatctcgtgttagtccagacattggcacaagttgagaagaaaaggcagggaaagcagcaaaggcgatttttcgaaggacagccacatagccagtcttttcgggtgtaccagtccgtttgaaaagcgcaagTTATCTTGtctcgtagtttgaagcaaacctcttagctccggtgttgtgttaaccgcgtccacttttaatggaaagtccagtttcacgtacgcccccttgcagtgcggcagagtactatctgccgcaacctgtgccttttcactgcgggtttatttcccatcagcaaaactaaatatgtcactaacaaacattaaactttaagggataaagacattagccagactgtggaaaatcaggtcaaataaacgtatctggaaacattataatggcgacatgcagatgtacggcaaccagcacgctccaattccatgtatcaacccagtttgttgtggattgcgcaatcagaggtgaggctttactcattgctgccgcacctctcgtttcatttctttatttgaacaggaaatgggcaaattcagcgattttgacaataaaaaatgtttgaaatgagtcatacataaagagcaatgaacaaatattaatataaatttgatgctataaatatttttttgtcttgatgacaggtgaggctctgcctcacctgcctcacctgaccgcacgtcactggtgtaagcaatgttgaaatattgctcacttgtaacagagaaaactgagcattctcaggcttatcctcaacccatttttatggttttatggttgactgttgtgaagcccagcccttccccgaaaggcaagctaggcgctaataacgcacaggtgcatcgctacggtaacgactctctcgctatttgatgacgtaattgctgcatgaaatccgatttgcgggactggacagtacagaccgccgcgacagtctggaaaaatgtggcccagatcggatttagaccacatacgaaagtgacccagatcggatttgaaatggtcccgttctatgcgacttgtcacgttcagaccgtcaagttaatgcctcactcgagtcggaaaaacacgaaaaaaaaacattttattcttTCAGcaaattgaacattttttttaacattctgaTCACGTCATCCTTGATATTGTATGACTGTTGTGGCTAATAAGTTACcccaaaaatatgactaatTAATATGTAAATGTCTTCCAGAACAATGAATTCTTATGGATTGATGGCGTAGAATTTGATTTCAGCGCATTTGATACGGCTAACGGCGAGCCTAATGCCACCGCTAGTGGTTGTGTATCGTTGGCTCTGGATGGTAAgtcaatggttaatgttttctaAAATATCATGCCATCTACTTATCGCCTTTATTTCTTACAGATGGACTCTGGGACACTGAAGACTGCTCAACGGAATATCCGTATATTTGCCTCATGGATGTTATGGATCATTCACACTAATCACACTCTTCCCATACTGCCTTGAGTAACAATCATGCTCTTTGTGTGACCATATCACTCTTTTGTGGTGGATTTGAATGACTTGGTTTACGATTGACTCTTTGTATCTTCTTCCGCAATGCTTAATAATTTTTGACGACAAATTTGTTACGTCAAAGAGCATTGCTCTCTTAAATGAAGGAATCTGTCTGCATCAAAATATCTTCTCGTGTCTTTTTCCCACTCCACTTTAAACGTAGCGCTCAGGAATTTAAAGGTTAAAACCACTACTGTATTATGATGAAGCTATGACAACATTctttttattgaagatttacaaTGAACACAtccgttgccattgacagcgatagacatcacGTCCATTTCCACTGCAATGCCTGTTACGACCCGGTCTGAgggaacaaacaaaacaatctaaCGAAACCTTTACCTTCCCTAACcaaaagaaaaagaacaaattaaaaacatttaataaactTCCCTTCTAATaacacaaaacaggagaaaacaggGTGCACAACAAAAggcttcaattcaattcaagtacaggtagtccacggTTATGAACGACTTCCATACCTACGCCGGAGATTTAACCCGGATTTTAGCTTAAATCTGAATTAACcatttaaatacctcaaaatagccattaaataaaaaaaataaaaataaaaaaaaaacgagtagTAATGCAATGCAAaggactattattattatttttactttgcaaatgaaaatggacaGTTTGGATACCTTAACATgcttgaaaactcaccaaaatttgcacatacagtgccttgcaaaagtattcggcccccttgaatctcgcAACctatcgccacatttcaggcttcaaacataaagatatgaaatttaatttttttgtcaaggatcaacaacaagtgggacacaatcgtgaagtggaacaacatttattggataatttcaactttttcaacaaataaaaaactgaaaagtggggcgtgcaatattattcggcccctttactttcagtgcagcaaactcactccagaagttcagtgaggatctctgaatgatccaatgttgtactaaatgaccgatgatgataaatagaatccacctgtgtgtaatcaagtctccgtataaatgcacctgctctgtgatagtctcagggttctgtttaaagtgcagagagcattatgaaaaccaaggaacacaccaggcaggtccgagatactgttgtggagaagtttaaagccggatttggatacaaaaagatttcccaagctttaaacatctcaaggagcactgtgcaagccatcatattgaaacggaaggagcatcagaccactgcaaatctacaaagacccggccgtccttccaaactttcttctcaaacaaggagaaaactgatcagagatgcagccaagaggcccatgatcactctggatgaactgcagagatctacagctgaggtgggagagtctgtccataggacaacaatcagtcgtacactgcacaaatctggcctttatggaagagtggcaagaagaaagccatttctcaaagatatccataaaaagtctcgtttaaagtttgccacaagccacctgggagacacaccaaacatgtggaagaaggtgctctggtcagttgaaaccaaaatggaactttttggccacaatgcaaaaccatatgtttggcgtaaaagcaacacagctcatcaccctgaacacaccatccccactgtcaaacatggtggtggcagcatcatggtttgggcctgcttttcttcagcagggacagggaagatggttaaaattgacatgaagatggatgcagccaaatacaggaacattctggaagaaaacctgttggtatctgcacaagacctgagactgggacggagatttatcttccaacaggacaatgatccaaaacataaagcc from Corythoichthys intestinalis isolate RoL2023-P3 chromosome 5, ASM3026506v1, whole genome shotgun sequence carries:
- the LOC130916525 gene encoding lithostathine-1-beta-like produces the protein MAFALRLVFLLCAICGLFTKVSSLHKEEVKDNNCPKGWTRLDCHCYIYQRNPRMLADAESICNILGGNVMSIHNSLENVFVHELFKREAALNDTAVWTGLHDTLENNEFLWIDGVEFDFSAFDTANGEPNATASGCVSLALDDGLWDTEDCSTEYPYICLMDVMDHSH